One segment of Yersinia kristensenii DNA contains the following:
- the cutC gene encoding copper homeostasis protein CutC, producing MTTLEICCYSVDCAQIAEKAGADRIELCCGQSEGGLTPSIGALMQARETVTIPVHPIVRPRGGDFCYNDNEFAIIKNDIARIRDMGFAGVVVGILDVDGHIDLPRMREIMSISGSLAVTFHRAFDMCQNPMIALQQLADLNVARILTSGQQQNAELGLALLSNLVLATQRQGPVIMAGAGVRTANIQKFIDIGIRELHSSAGRTVPSTMKYRKAGVTMCADSDVDEFAHYCVDGEVVKDMKNLLEMMGAPLSQPA from the coding sequence ATGACTACATTGGAAATATGTTGCTATAGCGTCGATTGCGCACAGATAGCAGAAAAGGCAGGAGCCGACCGGATTGAATTATGCTGCGGTCAGTCCGAGGGAGGCTTAACGCCGAGTATTGGTGCGTTAATGCAGGCCAGGGAGACGGTCACCATTCCGGTGCATCCGATTGTCCGCCCGCGCGGCGGCGATTTTTGCTACAACGATAATGAGTTTGCCATCATTAAGAATGATATTGCCCGTATTCGCGATATGGGTTTTGCGGGTGTGGTGGTGGGCATTCTGGATGTTGACGGCCACATTGATTTGCCTAGGATGCGGGAGATTATGTCCATCAGTGGATCATTGGCGGTCACTTTCCATCGTGCATTTGATATGTGTCAGAACCCAATGATTGCCTTGCAGCAATTGGCGGATCTGAATGTGGCGCGGATTTTAACCTCAGGCCAGCAGCAGAATGCTGAGTTGGGGTTGGCATTATTATCAAATTTAGTCCTGGCCACTCAGCGTCAAGGGCCGGTTATTATGGCCGGAGCCGGTGTTCGCACCGCCAACATACAAAAATTTATTGATATTGGCATCCGTGAACTGCACAGTTCTGCTGGTCGAACGGTACCTTCAACCATGAAATACCGGAAAGCGGGCGTAACCATGTGCGCAGACAGTGATGTTGATGAGTTTGCTCATTATTGTGTCGATGGTGAAGTGGTCAA